The Chthoniobacterales bacterium genome includes a window with the following:
- the feoB gene encoding ferrous iron transport protein B — protein MSTVASTNLTFALVGNPNCGKTTIFNALTGLRQKIGNYPGVTVEKKVGSFFTQHGEKRDLIDLPGTYSLVPQSPDERVTRDTLLGLQPDTPAPDRVICVLDASNLERNLYLATQVLEVGLPTIVVLNMMDMAAARGEKIDLALLSEHLGCPVVAATANHANGLIALRLALSQPVQPNLHPHKDFENLDNVSEAAISARYDQIGIIANGVTTYSDVNADDRTDRIDAVLTHPVWGWVVFLGLMGLMFWSIFTFASYPMDFIDATFSKLSGFIQATMPAGDLRDLLTDGVIAGVGGVLVFLPQILILFLFIGLLEDSGYMARAAFIMDRVMSRVGLHGKSFIPLLSSYACAIPGIMATRTIESPRDRLATILVAPFMSCSARLPVYGLMISTLIPGGGASAGEKAGLMMLMYLLGTAAAFFFALLFKRTFLRGEPPPLVLELPPYRLPGVFTVLQHMLSRAKAFLTRAGTLILGLSILLWFVSTFPKTDAGLSGSFAGRVGHFIEPALIPLGFNWKIGIGLIGAQAAREVFVSTMGIVYSIDGADENTEPLRLALLKDHWPDGRLVFTPLVALCIMVFFVFSMQCIATLAVVKRETNSWRWPAFQFFYMTGFAYLTTLVLYQAGRALGF, from the coding sequence ATGTCCACCGTCGCCTCTACGAACCTAACGTTCGCGCTCGTCGGCAACCCGAATTGCGGGAAGACGACGATCTTCAATGCCCTCACCGGACTGCGCCAGAAGATCGGCAATTACCCCGGCGTCACCGTGGAAAAGAAAGTCGGATCGTTCTTCACCCAGCATGGGGAAAAGCGCGACCTGATCGATCTGCCCGGCACTTACAGCCTCGTGCCGCAGTCGCCGGACGAACGCGTCACCCGCGACACGTTGCTCGGATTGCAGCCCGACACGCCCGCGCCGGATCGCGTGATTTGCGTCCTCGACGCCTCCAATTTGGAGCGCAATCTTTACCTCGCCACGCAGGTGCTGGAAGTCGGATTGCCCACGATTGTCGTCCTCAACATGATGGACATGGCCGCCGCCCGAGGCGAAAAAATCGATCTCGCACTTCTCTCCGAACATCTCGGTTGCCCAGTCGTGGCGGCGACCGCGAATCATGCCAACGGCCTGATTGCCCTGCGACTCGCCCTTTCTCAGCCCGTCCAGCCCAACCTGCATCCGCATAAGGATTTTGAAAATCTGGACAACGTTTCCGAGGCCGCGATCTCCGCGCGCTACGACCAGATCGGGATCATTGCGAACGGAGTGACAACCTATTCAGACGTCAACGCCGACGACCGCACGGATCGCATCGACGCCGTGCTCACTCATCCCGTCTGGGGTTGGGTCGTTTTTCTCGGGCTCATGGGCCTCATGTTCTGGAGCATTTTCACGTTTGCGAGCTATCCGATGGATTTCATCGACGCGACTTTCAGTAAACTCTCCGGGTTTATCCAGGCCACGATGCCTGCGGGCGACTTGCGCGATTTGCTGACCGACGGCGTCATTGCCGGTGTCGGTGGCGTCCTCGTTTTCCTTCCGCAAATCCTCATTCTTTTCCTCTTCATCGGCCTGCTGGAAGACAGCGGTTACATGGCGCGCGCCGCATTCATCATGGATCGCGTGATGAGCCGGGTCGGGCTCCACGGAAAATCCTTTATCCCACTGCTCAGCTCCTACGCCTGCGCGATTCCGGGCATCATGGCCACGCGGACGATCGAAAGTCCCCGCGACCGGTTGGCCACGATTCTGGTCGCGCCGTTCATGAGTTGCTCGGCACGGCTGCCCGTCTATGGGCTGATGATTTCCACGCTCATCCCTGGCGGAGGCGCTTCGGCGGGTGAAAAAGCCGGGCTGATGATGCTGATGTATCTCCTCGGCACTGCGGCGGCGTTCTTCTTCGCGCTGCTCTTCAAACGTACCTTTCTGCGGGGCGAACCCCCGCCGCTGGTCCTCGAACTCCCCCCCTACCGCCTGCCCGGGGTCTTCACCGTTCTCCAGCACATGCTCTCGCGGGCCAAAGCCTTTCTCACTCGCGCCGGCACGCTGATTCTCGGCCTCAGCATCCTGCTTTGGTTCGTCTCCACGTTCCCTAAGACCGACGCCGGGCTCTCCGGGAGCTTCGCCGGGCGCGTCGGGCATTTCATCGAACCCGCCCTCATTCCACTGGGATTCAATTGGAAAATCGGCATCGGCCTCATCGGAGCGCAAGCCGCCCGCGAGGTCTTTGTTTCCACCATGGGCATCGTTTACAGCATCGACGGCGCGGACGAAAACACCGAGCCGCTGCGCCTCGCCTTGCTGAAGGATCACTGGCCCGACGGACGCCTCGTCTTCACGCCGCTGGTCGCGCTGTGCATCATGGTTTTCTTCGTCTTTTCCATGCAATGCATCGCCACGCTCGCCGTGGTCAAACGCGAGACCAACTCCTGGCGCTGGCCCGCGTTTCAGTTCTTCTACATGACCGGTTTCGCCTACCTCACGACGCTCGTGCTCTATCAAGCTGGACGCGCCCTCGGTTTTTGA
- a CDS encoding ferrous iron transport protein A: MKPHCAPGIGLLQPTTLLAAPVGKKMQLHALNTKPEVCQRLREMGFCESAQVIKLSSGSNLICQVCGVRLALSRELGNCIMLKPYESSATPLENRRA, from the coding sequence GTGAAACCGCATTGCGCTCCTGGAATTGGCCTGCTTCAGCCAACGACATTGCTCGCTGCCCCAGTCGGCAAAAAAATGCAGCTTCACGCGCTGAACACGAAGCCCGAAGTCTGCCAGCGCCTGCGCGAAATGGGTTTCTGCGAGTCGGCCCAAGTCATCAAGCTTTCCAGCGGCAGCAACTTGATCTGTCAGGTTTGCGGCGTGCGACTGGCGCTCAGCCGCGAACTGGGAAATTGCATCATGCTTAAACCGTATGAATCGAGTGCAACTCCGTTGGAAAATCGCCGCGCCTGA
- a CDS encoding molybdenum cofactor guanylyltransferase — translation MRASMEEPRANVDQPAPFSAVLLSGGKSSRMGFDKATFQIDGEPLWQRQIKILQSIGAAKVFISGAIVGPWHGSGITVLEDEISGLGPMGALAGILENISTDLVLVLAVDMPAMTVEFLTNLLARDAAVVPKNGEYYEPLAAVYAKSSLSLVRSFLDRGQRSLQVFLREAVAQKTMKVHPVSFAEAAFFSNLNELPAPV, via the coding sequence ATGAGAGCCAGTATGGAGGAACCCCGCGCCAATGTCGATCAACCGGCACCATTTTCCGCTGTGCTGCTGTCCGGTGGCAAATCGAGTCGCATGGGATTTGATAAAGCGACTTTTCAGATCGACGGCGAGCCACTCTGGCAGCGTCAAATAAAAATCCTACAGTCCATCGGCGCTGCCAAAGTCTTCATTTCCGGTGCCATCGTCGGCCCCTGGCACGGGAGTGGGATCACCGTGTTAGAAGACGAGATTTCTGGTCTGGGGCCGATGGGCGCACTGGCTGGAATTTTGGAAAACATCTCCACGGACTTGGTGCTAGTACTAGCGGTGGACATGCCGGCCATGACTGTGGAATTTCTAACCAATCTGCTAGCACGTGACGCCGCCGTGGTTCCGAAAAATGGCGAATACTACGAGCCGCTCGCCGCCGTTTACGCCAAGTCGAGTTTGAGTCTGGTCCGCTCATTTCTTGATCGAGGACAGCGCAGCCTGCAGGTTTTTCTGCGCGAAGCCGTTGCGCAGAAAACCATGAAAGTCCACCCTGTCAGTTTTGCTGAGGCGGCTTTTTTTTCCAACTTGAACGAGTTGCCGGCTCCAGTGTGA
- a CDS encoding 2-hydroxyacid dehydrogenase, producing MKIAVFSTKPYDREFLVSGNAKWHYDLTFYEERLTNATAVLAHGCDAVCVFVNDIVDAATLESLAELGTRLILLRCAGFNNVDLAATARLGMSVRRVPSYSPYAVAEHTLALILTLNRKTHRAFNRVREGNFSLEGLLGFDLHDSTVGIIGTGKIGRLAARPLQAMGCKILGYDPYPAAEFISEGGTYVPLDQLFAESDIISLHLPLTPESFHLINAESLAKMKRGVMLINTSRGALVDADALVGALKSGQVGYVGLDVYEQEAEVFFQDLSGEIIQDDTLQRLLTFPNVLITSHQAFFTKTAMTNIAETTLSNASDFLAGRSSPNEVKK from the coding sequence ATGAAAATCGCTGTTTTTTCCACGAAGCCGTATGACCGTGAGTTCCTCGTCTCAGGCAATGCGAAATGGCACTACGATCTGACTTTTTACGAGGAGCGGCTGACGAATGCGACTGCGGTTCTGGCCCATGGCTGCGATGCGGTTTGCGTGTTTGTGAATGACATCGTGGATGCCGCGACTCTCGAATCGCTGGCGGAGTTGGGAACGCGGCTGATCCTGCTGCGCTGCGCCGGTTTCAACAACGTCGATCTCGCCGCCACCGCCCGGCTTGGAATGAGTGTGCGGCGGGTTCCTAGCTATTCGCCGTATGCGGTGGCCGAGCACACGTTGGCGCTGATTCTTACGCTTAATCGAAAAACGCATCGGGCTTTCAATCGAGTGCGCGAGGGAAATTTTTCACTCGAAGGCTTGCTCGGCTTCGACCTGCATGATTCCACCGTCGGCATCATCGGCACCGGAAAAATCGGCCGTCTCGCCGCGCGTCCCTTGCAGGCGATGGGTTGCAAAATCCTCGGCTACGATCCGTATCCAGCAGCGGAATTTATCTCCGAAGGTGGCACTTACGTTCCGCTCGACCAGCTTTTCGCGGAGTCGGATATCATCAGCCTGCACCTGCCGCTGACGCCCGAATCTTTTCATCTCATCAACGCCGAATCACTGGCGAAAATGAAGCGCGGCGTCATGCTGATCAATACCAGCCGCGGGGCTTTGGTCGATGCCGACGCGCTGGTCGGCGCCTTGAAATCGGGGCAGGTCGGTTACGTCGGGCTCGATGTCTATGAGCAGGAGGCGGAGGTGTTTTTCCAAGATTTATCGGGCGAAATCATTCAAGACGACACGTTGCAGCGGCTGCTGACGTTTCCCAATGTGTTGATCACGTCGCATCAGGCGTTTTTCACCAAAACCGCCATGACGAACATCGCCGAGACGACTCTGAGCAACGCCAGCGATTTCCTCGCGGGGCGCTCATCGCCGAATGAAGTGAAAAAATAG
- a CDS encoding nitrate reductase — MKFLTKHLRTWEGPLTSDLVQHPGEFGLGNIPRQLTPDATTTIVCGFCSTGCGLKVHLKDGEAINLSAETDYPVNLGMACPKGWEALTPLRSPDRAISPLLKNPATGLQEAVNWDQAIDVFCSRFQSILTQHGPESVAWLGTGQMPCEELAFLGALGKFGMGLIHGDGNTRQCMATATTAYKESFGFDAPPFTYSDFEESDVLVFIGANPCIAHPIMWQRVMSNSHQPEIIVLDPRATETAMAATQHLALQPKSDLTLLYGIAQILVSKNWVDLDYIQKHTTNYSAFTEFLQGFDTQMVAAATGLTIATIEHCAETIGKGQRVSLWWTMGVNQSHEATRTAQAIINIALMTGNMGRPGTGANSITGQCNAMGSRLFSNTTNMLGGHEFLNPVHRQKVASVLNIQDASIPNKNSLPYHQILAGIEAGRIKGLWIVATNTAHSWINQNWARATLAKLDFLVVQDMYGNTETARTADLVLPAAGWGEKEGTLINSERRFGLMKKVSRAPGLALSDFNIFRLIAQRWGCGEMFQKWTSPEAVFQILKELSRDQPCDISGIRDYQMIDDCGGIQWPFTKGEEDLPAVQRRLFEDGKYYHSDGRARFIFESTRAVAEPVAAEFPLVLLTGRGTSAQWHTQTRTGKSDILRKLYPANVYVEVSPADAARLKIEANTQIIVRSRRGKISATAFITSTMRAGQVFIPMHYPELNQLTFPAFDPYSHQPSYKYCAVTLEPATRSSWKKKPPQQN, encoded by the coding sequence ATGAAGTTTCTCACCAAACATCTTCGCACGTGGGAAGGCCCGCTCACCAGCGATCTCGTGCAGCATCCGGGCGAATTTGGGCTGGGTAACATTCCGCGCCAGCTTACGCCGGATGCCACCACGACCATCGTCTGCGGATTTTGCTCCACCGGCTGCGGGTTGAAGGTGCATCTCAAAGACGGCGAGGCGATCAATCTTTCAGCGGAAACAGACTACCCCGTGAATCTCGGCATGGCGTGTCCGAAAGGCTGGGAGGCGCTCACTCCGTTGCGCTCGCCAGATCGCGCCATCTCGCCGCTGCTGAAAAACCCGGCAACTGGACTTCAGGAGGCCGTGAACTGGGACCAGGCCATCGACGTTTTCTGTTCCCGCTTTCAGTCGATTCTAACTCAGCACGGACCAGAGTCCGTCGCGTGGTTGGGCACTGGGCAAATGCCTTGCGAGGAACTCGCCTTTCTCGGCGCGCTGGGAAAATTTGGCATGGGCCTCATTCATGGCGACGGGAACACGCGGCAATGCATGGCCACGGCGACGACGGCTTACAAGGAGTCGTTTGGCTTCGACGCGCCGCCGTTCACCTACTCCGATTTCGAGGAGAGCGATGTGTTAGTTTTCATCGGCGCAAACCCCTGCATCGCGCATCCGATCATGTGGCAGCGAGTTATGTCTAACTCCCATCAGCCGGAGATCATCGTGCTCGATCCGCGCGCCACTGAGACGGCGATGGCCGCCACTCAGCATCTCGCCTTGCAGCCGAAGAGCGATCTCACTCTCCTCTACGGCATCGCGCAGATTCTAGTTAGTAAAAACTGGGTGGACTTGGATTACATTCAGAAACACACAACTAACTATTCCGCCTTCACCGAATTTTTGCAGGGGTTCGACACGCAGATGGTGGCGGCTGCCACGGGACTAACCATCGCAACCATAGAACATTGCGCGGAGACAATCGGAAAAGGACAACGTGTCTCCCTCTGGTGGACGATGGGAGTGAACCAAAGCCACGAGGCGACCCGCACCGCGCAAGCCATCATTAACATCGCGCTGATGACCGGAAACATGGGCCGTCCCGGCACCGGAGCCAACTCCATTACGGGCCAGTGCAATGCGATGGGCTCACGGCTCTTTAGCAACACGACTAACATGTTGGGCGGCCACGAATTTCTCAACCCGGTGCATCGTCAAAAAGTCGCGTCGGTTTTGAATATTCAGGACGCCAGCATTCCTAACAAAAACTCCCTGCCCTACCATCAGATCCTGGCTGGGATCGAGGCGGGCCGCATCAAGGGCTTGTGGATTGTGGCGACTAACACGGCCCATTCCTGGATCAATCAAAACTGGGCCCGCGCCACTTTGGCGAAGCTGGATTTTCTCGTCGTCCAGGACATGTATGGCAACACGGAAACGGCTAGAACTGCGGACCTCGTTTTACCCGCCGCTGGCTGGGGTGAAAAGGAAGGGACTTTGATTAATTCCGAGCGGCGTTTCGGCCTCATGAAAAAAGTTTCCCGCGCTCCGGGTCTGGCGCTGTCGGACTTTAATATTTTTCGTCTCATTGCCCAGCGCTGGGGATGCGGGGAAATGTTTCAGAAATGGACTTCGCCTGAGGCAGTCTTCCAGATTTTGAAGGAATTGAGCCGGGATCAGCCATGCGATATCAGCGGCATTCGCGACTACCAAATGATCGACGATTGCGGAGGAATCCAATGGCCTTTTACGAAGGGAGAGGAGGACCTTCCCGCGGTGCAGCGGCGTCTTTTTGAAGATGGAAAATACTATCATTCCGATGGGCGGGCGCGATTCATCTTTGAGTCCACTCGTGCCGTGGCCGAGCCGGTGGCTGCGGAGTTTCCGCTGGTGCTTTTGACCGGGCGCGGCACCTCGGCGCAATGGCACACGCAAACGCGCACAGGGAAGTCCGACATTCTGCGCAAGCTCTACCCGGCTAATGTTTACGTCGAGGTTAGTCCGGCTGATGCGGCGCGTCTGAAGATCGAGGCGAATACACAGATTATAGTTAGATCGCGACGCGGCAAGATCTCAGCCACGGCTTTCATCACTTCGACAATGCGGGCGGGCCAGGTGTTTATTCCGATGCATTACCCGGAGTTGAATCAGCTTACCTTTCCGGCATTCGACCCTTACTCGCATCAGCCTTCCTACAAATATTGCGCGGTCACACTGGAGCCGGCAACTCGTTCAAGTTGGAAAAAAAAGCCGCCTCAGCAAAACTGA
- a CDS encoding MOSC domain-containing protein encodes MNSESPAIKHIFISRAHNFVGHKGREPDEFPSENRMEVECRSGGGIVGDRYFNHKADYKGQITFFAWETVERIRENFSNELSPSVFRRNVITTGLDLNSLVGVEFQMQGVWFAGTEEARPCFWMDRVIGEGAKEALEGFGGLRARILSDGALKVGPCELNVLALL; translated from the coding sequence ATGAATAGCGAAAGTCCGGCCATCAAGCACATCTTCATTTCGCGCGCGCATAATTTTGTGGGACACAAGGGCCGCGAGCCGGATGAATTTCCTTCGGAGAATCGCATGGAAGTCGAATGTCGCAGCGGCGGCGGGATCGTGGGCGACCGGTATTTCAATCACAAGGCGGATTACAAGGGTCAGATCACGTTTTTTGCCTGGGAAACGGTGGAGCGAATTCGGGAAAATTTCTCGAATGAGCTAAGTCCCTCGGTTTTTCGTCGCAACGTGATTACGACCGGACTCGACTTGAACTCGCTGGTCGGTGTGGAGTTTCAGATGCAGGGTGTCTGGTTTGCAGGCACGGAGGAAGCGCGGCCCTGTTTCTGGATGGATCGCGTGATCGGCGAGGGCGCGAAAGAGGCGCTGGAGGGCTTCGGAGGATTGCGGGCGAGGATTTTGTCGGACGGCGCGCTGAAAGTCGGCCCGTGTGAGTTGAATGTGCTCGCCCTGCTATGA
- a CDS encoding glycosyltransferase family 2 protein has translation MNTTPLSQLSVTVLIPAYNEVDALPETVAAVSAHAHLLANLEIIVINDGSSDGTAEVAARLPVRVINHETNHGYGASLKDGLREASHDWILIIDADGTYPIDQIPRLLEESDGYDMVVGARTGEIVQVPLLRRPAKWIITRLAEYLSQRKIPDLNSGLRLFRKEIAMKFFSLYPDGFSFTTTITLAMLTNRYRVKFLPINYLKRIGKSSIRPIHDFVNFTLLIIRICAYFKPLNVFIPPSSLLILLGLIKSVIDYNHQGHLGLLGVSLVLTGIQMLFIGLLADLVDQRMKM, from the coding sequence GTGAACACCACGCCTCTTTCCCAGCTTTCCGTCACCGTCCTCATTCCGGCTTACAACGAAGTCGATGCCCTGCCGGAAACCGTCGCCGCTGTCTCGGCCCACGCGCATTTGCTGGCGAATCTGGAGATCATCGTCATCAACGATGGCTCGAGCGACGGCACGGCGGAGGTGGCGGCGCGGCTGCCCGTTCGCGTGATCAATCATGAGACCAATCACGGTTACGGCGCATCGCTCAAGGACGGCCTGCGCGAGGCGAGTCACGACTGGATCTTGATCATCGACGCCGACGGCACCTATCCCATCGACCAGATTCCCCGGCTGCTCGAGGAGAGCGACGGTTACGACATGGTCGTCGGGGCGAGAACGGGGGAAATCGTCCAGGTCCCACTCTTGCGGCGTCCCGCGAAATGGATCATCACCCGGCTGGCGGAATATCTCAGCCAGCGGAAAATCCCCGATCTCAACTCCGGTCTCCGCCTCTTCCGCAAGGAAATCGCGATGAAGTTTTTCTCGCTTTACCCGGACGGGTTTTCGTTCACGACCACGATCACACTCGCGATGCTCACCAATCGTTATCGGGTGAAATTTCTCCCGATCAATTACCTGAAACGCATCGGCAAAAGCAGCATCCGGCCCATTCACGACTTCGTAAATTTCACCCTGCTCATCATTCGTATCTGCGCCTACTTCAAGCCGCTGAACGTCTTCATTCCCCCGTCGTCGCTGCTCATTCTTCTGGGCCTCATCAAGAGCGTCATCGACTACAATCACCAGGGACATCTCGGCTTGCTCGGGGTCAGTCTCGTGCTGACCGGTATTCAAATGCTCTTCATCGGACTGCTCGCCGATCTGGTCGATCAGCGGATGAAAATGTAA
- a CDS encoding FeoA family protein has product MTLLSDLTPGLMATVVAFTGDLERTKRLREMGLLPGTKVKFVRWAPMGDPLEIELRGYRLSLRRHEAELIQVQLAS; this is encoded by the coding sequence GTGACTTTACTTTCTGATCTGACTCCCGGCCTCATGGCCACGGTCGTGGCGTTTACCGGTGACTTGGAACGCACCAAGCGCCTTCGCGAAATGGGCCTGCTCCCTGGCACCAAGGTCAAATTCGTCCGCTGGGCTCCCATGGGCGATCCGCTGGAGATCGAGCTGCGCGGCTACCGGCTCTCGCTGCGGCGTCACGAGGCGGAGCTGATCCAAGTGCAACTCGCCTCTTAA
- a CDS encoding ABC transporter permease, with protein sequence MKLPFTFFLALRYLRPKRTFLSIITLICIAGVMLGVMVPIVVLSVMTGFDRELREKVVGFDAHLTIHGDGILHDWRKIMADAKTIPGVTAVAPFVQGRVLVEYNNRRLAPYIRGIDPALEESVSSIKQYIPAGSGSYDLSGNNAIIGSDLAETLGIGVGDTLSVYSPSNISQILDSIDKAGAEPNNKEALAKARELVLPIDVTISGIFTSGRYSYDSDYLLVPLNVAQELYTLEDNVHGLSVKTTDADRAPEFQTTLRKQLQPPNDVTTWIESNSALFDAITVERNVMFFLLLFIVIVAAFGIMSTLITTTVQKTREIGVIKALGARVSQILWIFLAQGVVVGFFGTLSGLGLGILIVSQRNEFRAWLSRVLHMEIFPSSIYQFGQIPAVIVPRDVATICISGFIICTIAALIPAYFAARLDPVKALRFE encoded by the coding sequence TTGAAACTTCCCTTCACTTTCTTCCTCGCCCTGCGCTATCTCCGGCCGAAGCGCACCTTTCTTTCGATCATCACCCTCATCTGCATCGCCGGCGTCATGCTCGGCGTCATGGTGCCCATCGTCGTCCTCAGCGTGATGACTGGTTTCGACCGTGAACTGCGCGAAAAAGTGGTCGGGTTCGATGCACATCTCACCATTCACGGCGACGGCATCCTCCACGACTGGCGCAAAATCATGGCCGACGCCAAAACCATCCCCGGCGTCACGGCGGTCGCCCCGTTTGTGCAGGGCCGGGTGCTCGTCGAATACAACAACCGTCGTCTCGCCCCCTACATTCGCGGGATAGATCCGGCTCTGGAGGAAAGCGTTTCGTCCATCAAACAATACATTCCCGCAGGCAGCGGCAGTTACGATCTCTCGGGCAACAACGCCATCATCGGCTCTGATCTGGCCGAAACTCTCGGCATCGGCGTCGGCGACACGCTCTCGGTTTATTCGCCGAGCAACATCAGCCAAATCCTCGATTCCATTGACAAAGCCGGAGCCGAACCCAACAACAAGGAAGCCCTCGCCAAGGCCCGCGAACTCGTCCTCCCCATTGACGTCACCATTTCCGGCATCTTCACCAGCGGACGCTATTCCTACGACTCCGATTACCTCCTCGTGCCGCTGAATGTCGCGCAGGAACTCTACACCCTCGAGGACAACGTCCACGGCCTGAGCGTGAAAACCACCGACGCCGACCGCGCACCCGAGTTCCAAACCACTCTGAGGAAACAGCTCCAGCCGCCCAACGACGTCACCACCTGGATCGAATCCAACTCCGCCCTCTTCGACGCCATCACCGTCGAGCGCAACGTCATGTTTTTCCTCCTCCTCTTCATCGTCATCGTCGCCGCCTTCGGCATCATGAGCACCCTCATCACCACCACCGTCCAGAAAACACGCGAGATCGGCGTCATCAAAGCCCTCGGCGCGCGCGTCAGCCAGATCCTCTGGATCTTCCTCGCGCAAGGCGTCGTCGTCGGCTTCTTCGGCACCTTAAGCGGACTCGGACTCGGCATCCTCATCGTCTCGCAGCGCAACGAATTTCGCGCCTGGCTGAGCCGCGTCCTGCACATGGAAATCTTCCCCTCCTCCATCTACCAATTTGGCCAAATCCCCGCCGTCATCGTCCCCCGCGACGTCGCCACCATCTGCATCAGCGGCTTCATCATCTGCACCATCGCCGCCCTCATCCCCGCCTACTTCGCCGCAAGACTCGACCCAGTAAAAGCTCTCCGTTTCGAGTAA
- the pgl gene encoding 6-phosphogluconolactonase: MEKPPHGTQPLKVPPVFVPTVVPEREWVPIQTRKNGFRPKSLEKPPLRLTPAVPDGEHQPLILPGNTRDSLRRRTHFQQFPSMSDILHTTKFVDAATQHILNHAARAIVERGRFFLALSGGSTPKAIYQKLADIAPDTSRWVITFGDERCVPPDHAQSNFKMAHEAWLYRADATVLRIKAELDPAAAAQDYEAQLDAFPDFRHDLILLGMGDDGHTASLFPGSEGLQETQRRVIANFVPSLGVWRITLTFPFINAARSIVFLVNGKSKQSLVESILRGGTDYPSERITPTDGQLLWLLGE, from the coding sequence ATGGAAAAGCCTCCCCATGGAACCCAGCCTTTGAAGGTGCCTCCGGTTTTTGTGCCGACGGTGGTGCCCGAGCGCGAATGGGTGCCGATCCAGACGCGCAAAAACGGGTTTCGCCCGAAGAGCCTGGAAAAGCCGCCGCTCCGACTCACCCCAGCCGTGCCGGACGGGGAACATCAGCCGCTCATCTTGCCGGGCAACACCCGCGATTCCCTGCGCAGGCGCACTCATTTTCAACAATTCCCATCGATGTCCGACATACTCCACACTACCAAATTCGTTGACGCTGCCACCCAGCACATCCTCAACCACGCCGCCCGGGCCATCGTCGAACGCGGTCGTTTTTTCCTCGCCCTCAGCGGCGGCAGCACACCCAAGGCGATCTACCAAAAACTCGCCGACATCGCCCCCGACACCAGTCGATGGGTCATCACCTTTGGCGACGAACGCTGCGTGCCGCCGGACCACGCGCAGAGCAACTTCAAGATGGCCCACGAAGCCTGGCTGTATCGGGCCGACGCCACCGTTCTGCGCATCAAAGCCGAACTCGACCCCGCCGCCGCCGCGCAGGATTACGAGGCGCAGCTCGACGCCTTCCCCGACTTCCGACACGACCTCATCCTCCTCGGCATGGGCGACGACGGCCACACCGCCTCGCTCTTCCCCGGCAGCGAAGGACTCCAGGAAACCCAGCGACGCGTCATCGCCAATTTTGTCCCCTCGCTAGGCGTCTGGCGGATCACGCTCACCTTTCCATTTATCAACGCCGCGCGGAGCATCGTCTTTTTGGTAAACGGAAAATCCAAACAATCGCTCGTGGAATCCATCCTCCGAGGCGGCACGGATTATCCCTCCGAACGCATCACGCCGACCGACGGCCAGCTCCTCTGGCTCCTCGGCGAATAA